A part of Thermotoga petrophila RKU-1 genomic DNA contains:
- a CDS encoding CBS and ACT domain-containing protein, with amino-acid sequence MLVKDFMTRNPITIAPETSFSEALKLMKQNKIKRLIVMKDEKIVGIVTEKDLLYASPSKATTLNIWELHYLLSKLKIEEIMTKNVVTVNENAPIEDAARIMEEKDISGLPVVDDAGRLVGIITQTDIFKVFVEIFGTKREGTIRYTMEMPDKPGELLEVAKRIYEAGGNIISIATLFEEGKDSYLATLRVENIDHEKFVKSLDEIDVKLLYYHSN; translated from the coding sequence ATGCTTGTCAAGGATTTCATGACGAGAAATCCCATCACCATCGCTCCAGAGACCTCTTTTTCTGAGGCCCTCAAACTCATGAAACAGAACAAAATCAAACGCCTCATAGTGATGAAGGATGAAAAGATCGTCGGTATCGTGACAGAAAAGGACCTTCTCTACGCATCTCCCTCTAAAGCCACGACACTCAACATCTGGGAACTCCACTACCTTCTTTCCAAACTCAAAATCGAGGAGATCATGACAAAAAATGTCGTCACAGTGAACGAAAACGCACCGATAGAAGATGCGGCAAGGATAATGGAAGAGAAGGACATAAGTGGACTCCCTGTGGTTGACGATGCGGGACGTCTCGTTGGAATCATCACACAGACGGATATTTTCAAAGTCTTTGTGGAAATATTCGGAACCAAGAGGGAAGGAACCATAAGGTACACGATGGAAATGCCTGACAAACCGGGTGAACTTCTCGAAGTGGCAAAGAGGATCTATGAAGCGGGTGGAAACATCATCTCTATCGCAACACTTTTCGAAGAAGGGAAGGATTCTTACCTTGCCACACTCAGGGTGGAAAACATCGACCACGAGAAGTTCGTGAAATCTCTCGATGAAATCGACGTGAAGCTTCTGTACTATCATTCGAACTGA
- a CDS encoding ABC transporter ATP-binding protein, protein MSDIVLEVQSLHVYYGAIHAIKGIDLKVPRGQIVTLIGANGAGKTTTLSAIAGLVRAQKGEIIFNDQDITNKPAHMINKMGIALVPEGRRIFPELTVYENLMMGAYNRKDKEGIKRDLEWIFSLFPRLKERLKQLGGTLSGGEQQMLAIGRALMSRPKLLMMDEPSLGLAPILVSEVFEVIQKINQEGTTILLVEQNALGALKVAHYGYVLETGQIVLEGKASDLLNNEMVRKAYLGVA, encoded by the coding sequence GTGTCTGACATCGTCCTTGAAGTCCAGTCTCTCCACGTTTATTACGGTGCGATCCACGCCATCAAGGGAATAGACCTGAAAGTCCCGAGAGGTCAGATCGTAACGCTGATCGGAGCAAACGGTGCGGGAAAGACCACAACACTCTCCGCGATAGCAGGACTCGTGAGGGCACAAAAAGGAGAGATCATCTTCAACGACCAGGACATAACGAACAAACCTGCTCACATGATAAACAAAATGGGAATAGCCCTGGTTCCCGAAGGAAGAAGGATCTTTCCAGAACTCACCGTCTACGAGAATCTCATGATGGGAGCGTACAACCGGAAAGACAAAGAGGGAATAAAACGTGACCTGGAATGGATCTTCTCGCTCTTCCCGAGGTTGAAAGAGAGATTGAAACAGCTTGGGGGCACTCTTTCCGGTGGAGAACAGCAGATGCTCGCAATTGGAAGGGCTTTGATGAGCAGGCCAAAGCTTCTGATGATGGACGAACCTTCTCTGGGTCTTGCCCCCATTTTGGTCTCCGAAGTTTTCGAGGTCATCCAGAAGATCAACCAGGAGGGGACCACCATTCTCCTGGTGGAACAGAACGCCCTCGGCGCTTTGAAGGTTGCCCACTACGGTTATGTTCTCGAAACTGGACAGATCGTTCTCGAAGGAAAAGCCAGCGACCTTCTGAATAACGAAATGGTCAGAAAGGCCTATCTTGGTGTTGCATAA
- a CDS encoding ABC transporter ATP-binding protein produces the protein MTVTDLSKKPLLLLDHVTMQFGGLLAVDDFTNEIREGELVGLIGPNGAGKTTVFNVITGIYTPTKGRIVFNGIDITGLRPYQITHLGIARTFQNIRLFSDMTVLENVLVAQHHVLSNPDADRILVKHGKPKKGHGRFWFWRAVTKIGYLKKEKEMVEKAKDLIKRVGLEKVMYEKASSLPYGEQRKLEIARALATEPKLILLDEPAAGMNPKETEDLMEFIKQIRKDFNLTVLLIEHDMKVVMGICERIIVMDYGRIIAEGTPKEIQNDPRVIEAYLGREWESV, from the coding sequence ATGACAGTCACGGATCTTTCCAAGAAACCTCTCCTCCTTCTGGATCATGTGACAATGCAGTTTGGTGGACTCTTAGCGGTGGACGATTTCACGAACGAGATCAGAGAGGGAGAACTCGTCGGGCTCATAGGACCAAATGGCGCGGGAAAAACAACCGTGTTCAACGTGATAACGGGTATATACACTCCCACAAAGGGAAGAATCGTGTTTAACGGTATAGATATCACGGGTTTGAGACCGTACCAGATCACACACCTTGGAATCGCAAGGACCTTTCAAAACATCAGGCTCTTTTCTGACATGACCGTCCTCGAGAACGTTCTTGTGGCTCAGCATCATGTTCTTTCCAATCCTGACGCGGACAGGATTCTTGTGAAACACGGAAAGCCGAAAAAGGGCCACGGACGTTTCTGGTTCTGGAGGGCTGTCACGAAAATCGGGTATTTGAAGAAAGAAAAAGAAATGGTAGAAAAAGCCAAGGACCTCATCAAGAGGGTGGGACTCGAAAAGGTGATGTACGAGAAGGCTTCCTCGCTCCCGTATGGAGAGCAGAGAAAGCTGGAGATAGCCAGAGCTCTTGCAACGGAACCGAAACTGATCTTGCTGGATGAACCCGCCGCTGGTATGAATCCAAAGGAAACAGAGGACCTCATGGAGTTCATAAAACAGATCAGAAAAGACTTCAACCTGACGGTGCTTCTCATAGAGCACGATATGAAAGTGGTCATGGGAATTTGTGAGAGAATCATAGTGATGGACTACGGCAGGATCATAGCAGAAGGAACACCGAAGGAGATTCAGAACGATCCACGTGTGATAGAGGCCTACCTCGGAAGGGAGTGGGAGAGTGTCTGA